ATCGTCGCCTCGACGGGCAGCACCACGATCAGATCGCCAGCGTCGTATGCCCTGGTGCCGGCGTTGCCCATCGTGATGGTGAGTGATCCGGTGTAGCCGGCGTCGGACGGCCGCAGGGTGAGGGTGCGGGGGGCGCTGATCGACAGGTCGATGTACCGAGTCGAGGTCGGCGCGCGGGTGGGGCGGGAGCTGGTCGAGCCGGTCGCCGTGGGGGTGGGGGACGGCGTCGCACTCGGCGTTGCCGAACGGCTCGGCGGGCGCGTCGACGATTCGCTGGGTGTGGCGCCCGACGGGCTGGTCGGCAGGACCGAAGGGAGATCGGTAGCTGGCGGGCTGGCGATGACACCGGTGGGGGGTGGAGCGGCCAAGGGCCGGACCAGGCTCACCCCGCCGATTGCGGCGGCGACCACCGCAGCGGCGACCCCCGGGATCACAGCCCGGTTCCGAAGCCGGCGGTACGCCCGTCGACGCGGCACGTCCGGATCGGGCTCGGCGACCTGCCGGAGGCTGACGGTGTTCAGCTCGCCGAAGGCGGCCGACAACCGATCCGCTCGCTCGTTGCGCTGTTCCATCTAGTCCGCCCTCCTTTCGGTCGGGTTGTCGACCGTCGCGCGTTCGCGGTCGATCGGCTCGGGTTCGTGCTCAGCCAGGCAGTCGGCCAGTGTTGCCCGGGCTCGGTGGAGCCAGGACTTGACCGTGCCGGGGGCCACCTCGCAGTCCTCGGCGATCTCACCGACGGTCAGCCCGGCCAGGTAGTGCAGGACCACCGCACGCCGATGGTTGACCGGCAGGGTGGCCAGGGCGGCGGCGAGCACCACCCGGTCCGGACCGGGCCCGTTCACCACCTCCACCCGCTGCCGAAGGCTGAACAGCCGGGCGGTGCGCAGGCGGTGCCATCGGTTGATCGCGATGTTCCAGGCGACCCGGCGGACCCAGGCCACCGGATCGTCGTACCGGGAGATCCGGTGCCAACGGGGCCAGGCCCGACTGAACGCCTCCTGCACCAGGTCCTGCGCTTCGCTCATGTCGCCGACGAACGCGAAAAGCTGGACCACCAGCGGCTGGAAGTGTCGTCG
Above is a window of Micromonospora coriariae DNA encoding:
- a CDS encoding RNA polymerase sigma factor, with translation MAAHDDGPAFDEVYRRHFQPLVVQLFAFVGDMSEAQDLVQEAFSRAWPRWHRISRYDDPVAWVRRVAWNIAINRWHRLRTARLFSLRQRVEVVNGPGPDRVVLAAALATLPVNHRRAVVLHYLAGLTVGEIAEDCEVAPGTVKSWLHRARATLADCLAEHEPEPIDRERATVDNPTERRAD